The region GCGCCATGCTCACGCTGCCTTCGGTCTGCACGTCCAGCTTGCCGCTCGAGCTATCCGGCTGCTTGGTCTTGGGATTCACCGCACCGAACACCTGCGCCGTGCCGCTTGCCTTCAGGTCCGTGTCAGGCCCCGTGATGTGGACCGCATCCAGCGTCGCCAGGCCATTCTTCAGCCCGATCGCCAGCGGCTCTGCCGCCTGGAAGGTCAACCCCTGCGACGTCACGCTCAATGGACTGAACACCGCCCGCCCCGTCAACTGCATCGGCAGCTTCGCCGGCCCGCTGACGTCAATAGTTCCCGCGATATTAGAGGTCGCCTTCAGCCCACCCGGCTGGAACAACTCCAGAGGCTTGGCCACATCAAGACCGGCCATCGTCAGATGCGCCTTGGTCTCAAAGTTTCCGGTCAGCTCAGTCTGTCCATTCGCCGTAATCGTCGCTCCCACCAGCGTCGAGTTCGCCGTATAGTAAACGACCTTGCCTTCACTATGAGCGTCGATCGCGGCCTGCCCGATCGCAGCCCCACTGACTACCAGATTCGCCAGCTTTACACTGGCCTTCAACCCGGGCTGCTCCACAGTCCCATTGGCATCCGCCACGATAGAGAGGGTGCCGTCCGCATTGACCTTGGCATCCTGCACCAACTTGAACTTTGAAAGCACCAGATTGTCGCCTGCAATGTGAGCATGAAGCTGCTGGCTGGCCATGTTGTACCCGCCATTGCCGCCGATCGTCATCCCATGCAGCTTCAACTGCACCCGGGACGCCTCGATCTGCTTGCCCTGCACCGTAGCATCTACATTCACCGATTCATACGGCTCGCCGTAAGCGACGCCGTTGACCAGCGACACCGACCCACCGCCGGCCAGTGTCTTCAACGTTCCAACCGCATGAGCATTGACCTGGATGGTTCCAGTTACAGGAATCTTCTGCTGCTGGCCCGCGATAGCGAGCACGTCGCCCACCTGTGCGTTACCAAGCTGCACCTTGACGTCGACCGTAGTCCCATCGTCCCAGACATAGGTCGCAACTCGCCGTTTATAGACGGTACGAGGCTTGAAGGAGCCCGCAACATTCAGCACCGCCGTTCCCTGTTTGATGGTGGAACTAGCCACCGCCAGCCCGGCCGGCGTGTACTCCGCATCCGCTACCAATGAGTCGATGTGCACGTCGGTCGATTGCGACGAAGCAGGAGGAGGTGCCGGCGCAGAGCCACTGCTGAGAGCGGCTGTGATGAGATTGGGCTTAACCGGAGGAGGTGTGACCGCCGCCTGAAAGTCTCCGAGTCGCACCTCAAGATCATTAGCCTCCAGATGACCCTTCACATCCAGCTTCGCAATCGCACCGCGAGCTGTGCCGTGGAAGGCAGCCGTTCCGTGCAGCGTAACCGGGATAGCCGCTGATCCAGTCTTGCCGTTTCCAGACAGGCCAAGCGTCTTCAGCAGCGTGTCGTACTCACCCAGGTCACGCACGGAAAGATCCACGTTCAACGCAGTCAGTGGATCGCCCACGTTTACGCCAAGTATCCCAGTTGCCGTCAGCGTTGACTGCGGTGTATTCGCAACCAGCCGCTTGAGCAGCACCGTCTCGCTCTTGCCGTCGTAGTGGCCCAGCACTTGACCTGTAACTGGAATATCCCGCCCACGATGCGCACCTACCGGCCCCAGCTTCAGATCCGCATCCACAACCACAGTGTCCGCAATGTCGGTTGCCGGCCCACCCCACTCCACGGTCACCGGTCCGGAAATGGACGTGTCGAACCCAAGCTTTTCATACTGTTTGGAGGCGGTAACAGCAGTAATCGTATTGAGAGAGATCTTGTCGACAACAACAGTCAGGTAAGCCTGTGCAGCCGCCACCGGCGCGACCGTAGGAGAAGCCGACACCACCGGCTGCCCGACGATCGCCGCGGATGTCTTGTTTGCGGTCGTGGTCGCGCCAGCAACAGTCGGAGAGCTCGTCGGAGTATTAGCCGGGACCTCGCCCAGCCAGTTGTTGATCTTCAACTCACCCTTCGCGCTGCCGCCGCCTGGTAGGTAACCGGTGAGCGCGGTGAACAGAAGCTGCGTCGGTGTGATGTGAAGGTCCGCGCCACCGTTGATGTCATGCAGTTTCACATACTGGTCCCGGTAGCCTGCGTTATGCAACTTGGCCGACCCGACGAGAAGGTACCCCTTTTGGCAATCCGGGTCGGGAGGCAAAGTCTTCGGCGCGGCCGCCACAGCTTCATGCTTGCTGCGCAGGCGATGAAACAACGAGGTCGGCTGCTTCTGCGCCACCGTAGGAGCGACGTAGCAGTTATGCCCGGCGATGTGTAATTCGACGGAGCCCGCGTCCAGCCCATCGACGCCTGAGAGAACCTGAATCTGTTTCAGTTCGAGAGAGCCATCCAGCTTGGTGGACCACTCCGGAGAACTGAAGTTCTTGAGCGAAGCAGTCGCTGTAAGGTCGGAGGTGGCACCGGTATGGAAGCTGAACTCTTTTAGGTCAGCCGCATCTCTTCCGATCTCCGCAACCAGATGCAACTTCGACTGAGCCTCCGGCTCCTTCTGCATCTCTGTCACCAAGTCATTGAGATCGATTGTCGCCCCATAACGATCGGAAGATGCGATGTAATGAACTTCGGCCTGCAGATCCTTCGCAGCCAGGTTGAATGGAATTGCCTTGTCGTTGAGAGCCGCCAAGCCATTGACGAGTTCAACCTTCTGAGCCTTCAGATCAAGCAACGTGTCGATCACCGGTTCATTACTGGGTGTCGTGTGCTTCGGCACCGGCTGGTTTGTCTTGCCGTCCTTATCGATGATGAGGTGGACGTGCGGTTGTTCAATGCGCAGCAGATTCAACCCGACGTAAGTTCTCTTACCAGTGCCCGTTGTGCGCTTGAGGAAGTCGAAGATCTTCACCCTTACAAGGATCTTGTCAGCCGAAAGGTAGGGAGCCTCTCCGGGCCCTTCAAGGCCATGAATAACCAGCCCATCCGCTTCAATGGCGAGTTGCCATAGATTGAAGGTGATTCTTCCCAGATCGACACGTCCACCCGTCGAATCTTCCAGCACGCTTACGACTTCCTTGCCGACCCGTCTCTGGAAATCTGCCGTCGTCGTGTAATAAGCAGCACCCGCCAACAGCAGTATAAGAAACAGCAGAGATCCGCCGACCAGCCACGCTAGACCCCGGCCAAAACGGCCCGCGAGACTCTTGCGCTTACTCGGACTTTGCAGCTCCTCCGGCTCTCCGGCCGGTTGATCGAACTCGCTCATGACGCCTCCCCACTCGCGGTCATCACGCGCACAGATCCCTGTGCCCGCAGCGTCTTCAGCCAGTCACCCAGCAGGTTAGAGACCTGTTGCTGCAGAAGAATCTCCTGGATGCGGTCGGATATCGTGTCCAACTTGGGTGCCGTCGCCTTCCGTTTTGCATAAGCAGGCAGCAGAGTCTTGTCGTAATAATCCTTGATCTCCTGCTGCGTGATGCGTATCCCCATGCGGAAGCGCACCTCGATGAATTTCAGCACCTGCATCCTCTGCTGCCAATGTTTCGTTAGCTCTGCAACCGTAAAGCCTTGTGCCTCGACAAACTTCTGCCAGCCGGCATCTGTCTCGCAACGATATTGCTTACAGGCCGGGATCACCCCGCGCAGTTCATTCAGCTCAGAGGTTGCCTGCTCCTTCGTTACCGCATCATCGGGCTGAAGTCTTGCCTGCTGAAGAATCAAACTGCGGTCGATAAGCCGTTGTACTGTCTCTTCACGGCTGTAAGTTCCCTCTGGATTGCTGAACGGTTGAAACGCTCCGAAGCGCCTCTCCTCAGCCACATCACTCTCAAGAATTAGGTCTCCGTTTACGACGGCAACGACCTGATCAACAGTGATCCCATCACCCGATGGCACGATAGGGCTACGAGCCTGGCTCTGGGCTGCGGAAGAACCGGAAACAGCCGCCTGACCCAATAGGCGAGGACCAGACGTGAGGAAAGCGAGCAGAGTAAGCATACCCATCTTCAGCGCCGAATTGTGATGCCGCATATCCATGTACGCCGCTGCCCTTAGAAGCTTTGACCAATGCTGAAGAAGAAATTGAAGTGACTTCCAGTGCCCACAAACGGCGCATTCAAGACGCCGGAGTTAGGCTCTACCGGGTAAGTGGGAGGATTGAGGTTATAGCTGAAATCAACGCGGATCGGTCCCACTGGTGTCGCATAGCGTGCACCCAGTCCGATGGCGTGAGAAAAATAATTGAAGTTACAAGATACGTTGACGCCGGTGAGATTTTTGCAGGTGCCTACATTGGGCTGATGGAAGCGCCCAAAGCTCGGACCGATCTGACTTACTTGCTGAAACACATTACCCATGTCGTGGAACACGACAAAGGAAATGCTGCTTCCTACCACCGGCAATGTGGGTGCAGGCATACGCAGTTCGAGTGAGTTCACGAACACCCCAGATCCCCCCACCGGGTATCCTGTCTGCAGATCTCGAGGCCCCGCACCGTTGATGGGAAACCCTCGATGAGAGGTCGCACCACCTGCATAGAGGCGCTCGGGCAGGGGAATCGGATTGCAACTTGCATTTGTGTTGACAAGTGCGCCCGCACATCCAGCATTACCGGCGTTGGGATTTACGCCGAAATTGGCGATAAAACCTACACGAGTATTCCGCGCAAAGACGTACTTCCGCTTGCCAAAGGCATAGTAGGTCGAATTGGAAATATCGGTGCGGTTGAAGTCTGTCTGCGAACCAACTTTGGAAGAAGCATAAAAATCAACCACGCTTGTATAGGAACCCTTCGTAGCATCCAAAGCGCTAGGCGTCCGCGTATCGTGGAACCAGGTGACCTGAGGGCCACCCACGCGAACCGGCTGAGAAAGCTGCGGAATCAGGTCGGGTGAAATTTCCAGGCTGTTCGGGTCGACTTCGACGCGCCGATAAACGAAGTCGTAGATGAAGGTATCTTTACGAGTCGCCTTCTGGGTGAGCCGGAGATCTGCCTGCAAGGTCTTTGCCGCGAACGTCGTGATGTCTTGAACATTCGTGTAGCCACCCGAAATCTGTAACGCCAGATTCTTGTTTCCACGGAAGTGCGGATCCTGAAAACTGAGGGTCGCAATCTGTTCAAGCAAACCATAAGCAGTATGCAACGTCAGCGAATTATCAGTGCCGCGCAAATTGATGCGGCTGACATCGACTGAAACTCGCGGACTCACGCCCGCTTTACCCTGCTGCGCGGCCGTCGTGCCCTGCGCCGTAGAGTAGATCCCACGGCTTGGGAGCCCGGTCTGAGCCTCGAATCCCACTCCGTACGTTACATCCCAGCGCTTAGCCTCTGTAATCTGCAGTAAGACATTTTTCTGCTCGGCGTCGCCATCCGGATTTTGCACGGCGGCCACGACTTCATTGAAGAGTGCCAAGTTATATAGATTTCTTTGCGTCTCAAGCAAAGCACTCTGGTCAAGCGGATCTCCGGCGTGCACTTTGGTTTGTTGATCGACCAGGCTCTGTCTCGTGTGTTGGACACCGCTCTCAAGCACTTTGCCCACAAAAACCTGTTGGCCTTCAATGACGTTGAAAGCAACGTCCGTCTTGCTCTTATCTTCACCTTCAATCGTTTGCTTCACTTCCAGCTTGGCTTGGTCGAACCCGTTACTGACATACCAACTCAGCAAGGCATCCCGATCGCCGGACAACTGAACCAACGAAAACGGCTGTCCCGGAGTTGCACCCAAAAGGCCGCTCAATACCTGCTTCCGGCTCGGATCTATACCGTTCAAATCTACTGAGCCGAATTTCTGTTGCGTCCCCTCAACCACGGTGTAAGTGACGGCCACACGTGCGACCTTCAGATTCTTCCCACCAGCCTCATCGAAATCCTTAATGGAAGAGGTGACCTTAGCTGAGTTGAATCCATTCGCGCGGTAAAGGCCCTCGAGATTCGTGGCGTCGTTTTTCACCAACTGCGTGCTGTATCTGCCGACCCTCTGATAGGCATCAGCCTTGTGCACCGCCAGCCGGTCGACTAAGAGCTGACTTCCGAAATATTTGTTTCCCGTCACTTCAACAGCGACAACCTTGTGCTTAATCCCTTTATCCACCGTGTAGCGCACGGTCTGGGTCGTGCTTGCTGCGCCTTCGACCGCAAAAGAGACCTTCGCATCGGAATAGCCCGATTGCTCCATGAAATCTTGGATCTTGAAGCGGCCTTCATTCAGCAGATCATTATCAATCGTACCTTCTTCAAAGATCGGCACCAGCAGATGCAACCGGCTCTTTGAGATCTTGATTCCGTCCACAAGAACCTTGACGACGGGGCCCTGCTCGGCTTGAAACTCATAGTTAACGCGCTTGGTTGCCGGATCGTAGGTCGATTTCTGAAGAGTCAGCGTGGCTTCCAGACGGTTCTGCTTCTGATACACCCCGCGCAGGTTTGAGAGCGCATTGCTCGTCGTCTCGCGGGTCACCTTGTTCTTGGGTTTCAGCTTTCCTTTTTTGCGGAAGGTCGCCAGCGAAATCCCAGGATTGGTACCGCTGATCACGATATTGCCGACACGAGCCTGAGGCCCGACGCTTACGGTGTAGGTGACATTAACCTGATTACCGACTGGATCGCGCTCGGTCTGAACCGCGACGACCGGCTCGTAATACCCGTTCTGCGCCAAGACCTGCCGCACCGCTTCGGTTGCTGCAGGGAGTTGAGCGGGAGAGTATGCCGTACCAGGGTTGAGCTGAGTGCCATACTCCAGCAGGGAAGCAAGCCGTTCTTCCTTCACGCCGTTTATCTGGATGCGACCAATGTAAGAACGCGCAACGCCCGCGAAGATCAGAGTTACGGCATCGCCATTACGCACCACCCGCACTGCAATATTCTGATAGCGACCGGTAGCGAAGAGCCGCCGCGTTGTCTGCCTGACATTGTCCGCGTCGAACGGCTCGCCAACCTTCTGCGTCAGTTCGCCTGTGAGGCGATCAGACTTGTCAAACTCAACGCCTTCGTAATGAATCGATTCAACGCGCAAGCCCTGATATTGCGTCAAGTTTGCGCTGAGAGCTGGGATGATCGGTCCCATCGCACCCACCGCCGCAGAGGTCGCAGGCTCTTGAGAGGCCTGTGGTGTCGGGGAGGAGAGCCCTGAAGGATTGGTGGTCGTGGGTCCTGAGGGAGTTGCAGTCGTCACTGTTGAGGAACTCGGGATCTGGGAGAAAGCAGCCCGTGTGAAGAGACCCCCGCCAAGCGACATTGTGCTGAGTAGAGTTGCCCAAAGAATTTTCTTCGTATTTTTCGGGCACGCTGGGGCGTGTCTATCCGCAGAAAAGCCCGCTTTCCCCGCCGGTGAGCGCCCGGACCCACTCCGATACTCTTGCTGCCGATACCGCAATACTGCCACTCTTAGGCCCCTATTCAAGATCCCGGTGAGCCTCTCACCGAGCTGAGGTCTCTGCGTTACAGGGTCATGCATCCTATCCGCACCGATCCCACGATTCATTTTATTGTCATTCCGATGCAGAATTTGTCTGAAGCGTTTGTCTGCAACGCTTCAATACCGCCTGGCAGAAAAAAACCCACGATCTCCCTATACTACGAACAGACGCCCCCAAAAACGGCGCGCAACAGTCATGCAATCAATCCCTCCCACTATGCCCCAAGTTTCATCAATCCATGACCGTTATTCCCGCCAGATCCTCTTCCCAGGGATCGGGAGCCGAGGGCAGGAACTGCTTGCTCAAGCTCGTGTCGCAGTCGTTGGAGTGGGTGCAACGGGAGCTGCGTCAGCCTCACTTCTGGCTCGCGCGGGCATCGGTCACCTTACCCTCATTGACCGGGACTTCGTAGAGTTTTCGAACTTGCAGCGCCAGATCCTCTTCGACGAAGCCGATGCCCAGGCAGCCTTGCCGAAGGCAGAGGCAGCCCGTCGCAAGATCGCACTCTTCAACTCATCGATAGTGGTCGAAACCGCTATCGCAGATCTGGTTCCAGCCAACGTCAGCGAGTACCTGCAATCCGCTGATCTGATCCTCGATTGCACGGATAACTTCGAAACGCGTTACCTGCTGAATGACTATGCGGTCCGCGAAGCGAAGCCGTGGATCTACGCGGCGGCAATCGGAGCTTACGCCGCAACCATGAATATCCTGCCGGCCCCCTCGGCAAAGTGGGAGCCCACAGCATGTCTTGCCTGCATCTTCCCCGCTCCACCCAGCGGCCCGGTCGAAACCTGCGATACGGCTGGCATCCTCTCCACCGCCGTGAACCTGGCTGCTTCAATTCAAACAACGGAAGCCCTGAAATTTCTCACCGGTCAAACGAGTTTGATGCGGCGAACACTTCTCTCCCACGAACTCTGGACCAATCAACGGAGTGAAATCGCTACCGGTCGGCCGCTCTCTGACTGTCCCGTCTGCAGCGACCGGGTTTTCACTCATCTGGCAGGGACCGCACGGCCGCATATCACCCTGTGCGGCCGAAACTCAGTCCAGATCCATGAGCACCACCGCCCTCTTGATTTAGCCGCTTTACAGGCCACTTTGGCCAAAAACCCTGACCTTCAGGACATCCGGGCAAACGCCATGCTGCTTAGGTTCCGTCGCGACTCGAACACGATCACGGTTTTTCCTGATGGTCGCGCTTTGATCCAGGGCACTACCGACATCTCGACGGCCCGGACCCTGTACGCTCGTTATATCGGCTCCTGACGCAATTGGTTCCCTGAAACAACCTTTCGCTCCTAGTGCTTCTCCTACTTCGGAGGTGAGCGGTGGCACCCGCGCATCATATTCCCGTTTGCGTTACCCTTGAAGGTAGGCGAGAAAACGGACACCGATTGGCGTAAGCAAAGCGTCGCCCTCAGGCCGACGGACCGGAAACCAGCCCAAATGAATATTCAAGGCGTATTAATGACCCAGGAAAAACCGAATCCCGGCTTGTTCAAGCGGAACCCGCCGATCGCCGGCGAAGCCGAAGCCATCGAGGCGGCAAAGAACGGCGACCCGGACGCATTCTCAAAGCTCTACTCACTTCACAAACGCCGTGTCTATACGCTTTGCCTCCGCATGCTCGGAAATGTCTCAGAGGCAGAGGATATGACGCAGGAAGCTTTCCTCCATCT is a window of Granulicella tundricola MP5ACTX9 DNA encoding:
- a CDS encoding translocation/assembly module TamB domain-containing protein, translating into MSEFDQPAGEPEELQSPSKRKSLAGRFGRGLAWLVGGSLLFLILLLAGAAYYTTTADFQRRVGKEVVSVLEDSTGGRVDLGRITFNLWQLAIEADGLVIHGLEGPGEAPYLSADKILVRVKIFDFLKRTTGTGKRTYVGLNLLRIEQPHVHLIIDKDGKTNQPVPKHTTPSNEPVIDTLLDLKAQKVELVNGLAALNDKAIPFNLAAKDLQAEVHYIASSDRYGATIDLNDLVTEMQKEPEAQSKLHLVAEIGRDAADLKEFSFHTGATSDLTATASLKNFSSPEWSTKLDGSLELKQIQVLSGVDGLDAGSVELHIAGHNCYVAPTVAQKQPTSLFHRLRSKHEAVAAAPKTLPPDPDCQKGYLLVGSAKLHNAGYRDQYVKLHDINGGADLHITPTQLLFTALTGYLPGGGSAKGELKINNWLGEVPANTPTSSPTVAGATTTANKTSAAIVGQPVVSASPTVAPVAAAQAYLTVVVDKISLNTITAVTASKQYEKLGFDTSISGPVTVEWGGPATDIADTVVVDADLKLGPVGAHRGRDIPVTGQVLGHYDGKSETVLLKRLVANTPQSTLTATGILGVNVGDPLTALNVDLSVRDLGEYDTLLKTLGLSGNGKTGSAAIPVTLHGTAAFHGTARGAIAKLDVKGHLEANDLEVRLGDFQAAVTPPPVKPNLITAALSSGSAPAPPPASSQSTDVHIDSLVADAEYTPAGLAVASSTIKQGTAVLNVAGSFKPRTVYKRRVATYVWDDGTTVDVKVQLGNAQVGDVLAIAGQQQKIPVTGTIQVNAHAVGTLKTLAGGGSVSLVNGVAYGEPYESVNVDATVQGKQIEASRVQLKLHGMTIGGNGGYNMASQQLHAHIAGDNLVLSKFKLVQDAKVNADGTLSIVADANGTVEQPGLKASVKLANLVVSGAAIGQAAIDAHSEGKVVYYTANSTLVGATITANGQTELTGNFETKAHLTMAGLDVAKPLELFQPGGLKATSNIAGTIDVSGPAKLPMQLTGRAVFSPLSVTSQGLTFQAAEPLAIGLKNGLATLDAVHITGPDTDLKASGTAQVFGAVNPKTKQPDSSSGKLDVQTEGSVSMALVHTLDPDLITSGKTTFAIGAGGTIGDPQLTGKVQFVAVNAAVNGVPNGLTNMNGTLIFNEDRLNVQSLTATTGGGQLSIGGFLTYRNGLYADLTATGKTVRVRYNGLSSTADLNLKLQGGPQSARLSGSVLITRFGVGADVDFAAFAGSGGVSAPPDPSAASNKIQLDVHITSSPQLDFQNSYAKLAGTVDLTVRGTVADPTVLGKVQITDGSATFAGTNYQLQRGTIYFSNPVRIDPTIDLDVTARVETYDVTVGLHGTASNLKPTYRSEPPLTEADIFSLLALGRTQEEASLYSQQQQQAGTDPTTSSILGGALNATVSSRVSKLFGVGSVKIDPSYVGALGNSSARITVQQQLSRQLSLTYATNVNSSAEQLIQLQYDLTPTQSVVVTRDESDVFSIVFKIHKRYR
- a CDS encoding POTRA domain-containing protein; protein product: MGPIIPALSANLTQYQGLRVESIHYEGVEFDKSDRLTGELTQKVGEPFDADNVRQTTRRLFATGRYQNIAVRVVRNGDAVTLIFAGVARSYIGRIQINGVKEERLASLLEYGTQLNPGTAYSPAQLPAATEAVRQVLAQNGYYEPVVAVQTERDPVGNQVNVTYTVSVGPQARVGNIVISGTNPGISLATFRKKGKLKPKNKVTRETTSNALSNLRGVYQKQNRLEATLTLQKSTYDPATKRVNYEFQAEQGPVVKVLVDGIKISKSRLHLLVPIFEEGTIDNDLLNEGRFKIQDFMEQSGYSDAKVSFAVEGAASTTQTVRYTVDKGIKHKVVAVEVTGNKYFGSQLLVDRLAVHKADAYQRVGRYSTQLVKNDATNLEGLYRANGFNSAKVTSSIKDFDEAGGKNLKVARVAVTYTVVEGTQQKFGSVDLNGIDPSRKQVLSGLLGATPGQPFSLVQLSGDRDALLSWYVSNGFDQAKLEVKQTIEGEDKSKTDVAFNVIEGQQVFVGKVLESGVQHTRQSLVDQQTKVHAGDPLDQSALLETQRNLYNLALFNEVVAAVQNPDGDAEQKNVLLQITEAKRWDVTYGVGFEAQTGLPSRGIYSTAQGTTAAQQGKAGVSPRVSVDVSRINLRGTDNSLTLHTAYGLLEQIATLSFQDPHFRGNKNLALQISGGYTNVQDITTFAAKTLQADLRLTQKATRKDTFIYDFVYRRVEVDPNSLEISPDLIPQLSQPVRVGGPQVTWFHDTRTPSALDATKGSYTSVVDFYASSKVGSQTDFNRTDISNSTYYAFGKRKYVFARNTRVGFIANFGVNPNAGNAGCAGALVNTNASCNPIPLPERLYAGGATSHRGFPINGAGPRDLQTGYPVGGSGVFVNSLELRMPAPTLPVVGSSISFVVFHDMGNVFQQVSQIGPSFGRFHQPNVGTCKNLTGVNVSCNFNYFSHAIGLGARYATPVGPIRVDFSYNLNPPTYPVEPNSGVLNAPFVGTGSHFNFFFSIGQSF
- a CDS encoding ThiF family adenylyltransferase, which codes for MPQVSSIHDRYSRQILFPGIGSRGQELLAQARVAVVGVGATGAASASLLARAGIGHLTLIDRDFVEFSNLQRQILFDEADAQAALPKAEAARRKIALFNSSIVVETAIADLVPANVSEYLQSADLILDCTDNFETRYLLNDYAVREAKPWIYAAAIGAYAATMNILPAPSAKWEPTACLACIFPAPPSGPVETCDTAGILSTAVNLAASIQTTEALKFLTGQTSLMRRTLLSHELWTNQRSEIATGRPLSDCPVCSDRVFTHLAGTARPHITLCGRNSVQIHEHHRPLDLAALQATLAKNPDLQDIRANAMLLRFRRDSNTITVFPDGRALIQGTTDISTARTLYARYIGS